The following are encoded in a window of Harpia harpyja isolate bHarHar1 chromosome W, bHarHar1 primary haplotype, whole genome shotgun sequence genomic DNA:
- the LOC128136287 gene encoding dynactin subunit 3-like isoform X1, whose protein sequence is MAAGLVELRRLQWRLEELEQRVGDGTCGPRKVADELVKVQVALSNIAGKRERIKILFKKIEDVIKYLDPQYIDRMAVPDAMKLQFILAEEQVIPSRAALLEQVKNLQPILESASIQAVPDHAAKLQRLSQIRIQQQEQRQDLTDSVKMLLEDYNKMTLLLSKQFVQWNEILTRLEMAKEAKPVAE, encoded by the exons atggcggcggggcTGGTGGAGTTGCGGCGGTTGCAGTGGCGAttggaggagctggagcagcgTGTTGGCGACGGAACCTGCGGGCCGCGCAAG GTGGCGGACGAGCTAGTGAAGGTGCAGGTGGCGCTGAGCAATATCGCCGGCAAGAGGGAGAGGATCAAAATCCTGTTTAAGAAAA TTGAAGATGTAATAAAATACCTTGACCCTCAGTACATTGATAGGATGGCTGTTCCAGATGCCATGAAGTTGCAATTCATCTTGGCAG AGGAGCAGGTTATTCCTTCCCGAGCAGCCCTTCTGGAGCAGGTGAAGAACCTCCAGCCTATCTTGGAAAGTGCCAGTATCCAAG CGGTTCCTGACCATGCAGCCAAACTACAGCGACTCTCTCAAATCCGCATACAGCAGCAG GAACAGCGTCAAGATCTCACTGACAGTGTCAAGATGCTCCTTGAAGACTACAACAAAATG ACCCTGCTTCTCTCCAAGCAGTTCGTCCAGTGGAATGAAATACTGACACGGCTGGAAATGGCCAAGGAAGCAAAACCTGTGGCAGAGTGA
- the LOC128136287 gene encoding dynactin subunit 3-like isoform X2, with protein sequence MAAGLVELRRLQWRLEELEQRVGDGTCGPRKVADELVKVQVALSNIAGKRERIKILFKKIEDVIKYLDPQYIDRMAVPDAMKLQFILAEEQVIPSRAALLEQVKNLQPILESASIQASDLRRGQLSTQPGVSKRFLTMQPNYSDSLKSAYSSRNSVKISLTVSRCSLKTTTK encoded by the exons atggcggcggggcTGGTGGAGTTGCGGCGGTTGCAGTGGCGAttggaggagctggagcagcgTGTTGGCGACGGAACCTGCGGGCCGCGCAAG GTGGCGGACGAGCTAGTGAAGGTGCAGGTGGCGCTGAGCAATATCGCCGGCAAGAGGGAGAGGATCAAAATCCTGTTTAAGAAAA TTGAAGATGTAATAAAATACCTTGACCCTCAGTACATTGATAGGATGGCTGTTCCAGATGCCATGAAGTTGCAATTCATCTTGGCAG AGGAGCAGGTTATTCCTTCCCGAGCAGCCCTTCTGGAGCAGGTGAAGAACCTCCAGCCTATCTTGGAAAGTGCCAGTATCCAAG ccTCAGACTTGAGGAGAGGGCAGCTAAGCACACAACCTGGTGTGAGTAAA CGGTTCCTGACCATGCAGCCAAACTACAGCGACTCTCTCAAATCCGCATACAGCAGCAG GAACAGCGTCAAGATCTCACTGACAGTGTCAAGATGCTCCTTGAAGACTACAACAAAATG A